From Pseudoleptotrichia goodfellowii, a single genomic window includes:
- a CDS encoding autotransporter outer membrane beta-barrel domain-containing protein: MVLTHVINGETGIDSGKTVTSVADGSIAATENIGLMAEGIKNPTSPLAGGWRYPNFEVVNQGTVDFSAAEKSTGIFANSARVQNDGVIKVGKNSTAIYGIYKHDTRKYDGAPAGFENELKLETTANSDIILGDNSTGMYLINAQTINNLGGEIKSDTGATRNVGIYAINGHDTTAANNKVLTMNTAAKITLGDGSVGLYSKGQSDTVRNIVTNTGDVTVGKKLEDTSVTPKKEYPSVAFYAENTNLDTNSNITVGQEGIAFYGKHSDIVARGTANISNKGVLAYLENSRFISHLGNLSSTQNTMLYLKNSIAQLDGAGTSVDMDVADGYTGAYIEGNSQLTGIKNITLGRGSTGLFLKDANFTSQADKIIGTQEDAKGILSVNSNLTNNSKIELSGDNSIGIYSNADNTKNVINNGELTVSGKKTLGVFLKGGQSFENNANINIGDSANATEPTIGIFTTEGTSNIRHNTGTIEVGEKSIGIYSTTNSNVEINSGKIHVKDQGIGIYKQDGKVDLRGELNIDPHTATAVNSEPTGVYGVNGAEINDQASKITIGDKSYGFILNNTDPIKTNVYNNTNFGPVTMGNNSVFLYSNGKAVINNNRDLNSNGSEHLIGFYIKNGGEFTNNGTVDFSTGKGNIGIYAPGGTATNKGRVLVGLTDDIDPLTGNVYTDPTKIVYGIGMAADNGGHLINDGEVRVYGNKSIGLFGSGAGTIVENTPNGRILLDGSRATATDKIQAMTGVYVDEGATFRNYGTIQTTDSYAGRDGKVNPNVSGLAGVAVMNGSTLENHGKILIDADNSYGVVIRGKRAADGTVEKYAVIKNYGEIRVRGKGTTGISWKNVSRADIEELERQINSRLSSDPSGQELRQAGGTDKSFEDVTITVKDGKPTFSRNGVKVSEDEIEEIDKILGTQSNLGLSDIGFYIDTLGRTKPIDIDGATPPINSQLIIGTEYSEKTNKKQWFVKEDVIKPFLDQIQGRNFKLTSLAGSLTWVATPVLDNHGQIKGVAMAKLAYTSFVRTTDNAYNFTDGLEQRYDMNTLDSAEKRIFNKLNGIGKNEETLLTQAFDEMMGHQYANVQQRTASTGRALDKEITHLRKEWDNKTKNSNKIKVFGMKDEYNTDTAGIIDYTSNAYGVAYVHENETIKLGNSSGWYAGAVNNTFKFKDIGRSKENTTMLKLGAFKSTAFDHNGSLNWTVSGEGYIARSDMHRKFLVVDEIFNAKSSYNTYGTAIKNEISKEFRTGEKFSIRPYGSLKLEYGRFNTIKEKDGEMRLEIKGNDYYSVKPEVGIEFKYKQPMAVKTMFTTTLGLGYENELGKVGDTKNKGRVAYTDADWFDIRGEKDDRKGNFKADLNIGIENQRFGVTLNGGYDTKGKNIRGGLGIRVIY; this comes from the coding sequence ATGGTATTAACTCATGTTATTAACGGAGAAACAGGAATAGACAGCGGAAAAACAGTTACATCCGTAGCTGACGGATCTATAGCAGCCACAGAAAATATAGGACTTATGGCAGAAGGAATTAAAAATCCTACTTCTCCATTAGCCGGAGGATGGAGATACCCTAACTTTGAAGTTGTAAATCAGGGAACTGTTGATTTCTCGGCAGCTGAAAAATCTACAGGAATTTTTGCCAATTCAGCGAGAGTTCAAAATGACGGAGTAATAAAAGTTGGAAAAAATTCAACGGCTATTTACGGTATTTATAAACATGATACAAGAAAATACGACGGAGCACCTGCAGGCTTTGAAAATGAATTAAAATTGGAAACAACAGCAAATTCAGATATAATTTTAGGCGATAATTCAACAGGAATGTATCTGATAAATGCCCAAACAATAAACAATCTCGGCGGAGAAATAAAATCCGATACAGGAGCAACAAGAAACGTCGGTATATATGCAATAAACGGACATGATACAACAGCTGCAAATAATAAAGTTCTGACAATGAATACAGCTGCTAAAATAACTTTAGGAGACGGTTCAGTAGGACTTTACAGTAAAGGACAGTCGGATACTGTAAGAAATATTGTAACTAATACAGGAGATGTTACTGTAGGCAAAAAATTGGAAGACACAAGTGTAACACCTAAAAAAGAATATCCTTCGGTTGCATTCTATGCTGAAAATACTAATTTGGATACAAATTCAAATATTACTGTAGGACAGGAAGGAATTGCTTTCTACGGAAAACATTCGGATATAGTTGCAAGAGGTACTGCAAATATTTCAAATAAAGGAGTATTGGCATATCTTGAAAATTCCAGATTTATTTCTCATTTGGGAAATTTGAGTTCCACTCAAAATACAATGCTTTATCTGAAAAACAGTATCGCTCAATTAGACGGAGCCGGAACATCTGTTGATATGGACGTGGCGGACGGATATACGGGAGCATACATTGAAGGAAATTCGCAACTGACAGGAATAAAAAATATTACATTGGGAAGAGGATCTACGGGACTTTTCTTAAAAGATGCAAACTTTACTTCACAAGCTGACAAAATTATCGGAACTCAGGAAGATGCAAAAGGAATATTATCCGTAAATTCCAATTTGACAAATAACAGTAAAATTGAGTTAAGCGGAGATAATTCTATAGGAATTTATTCAAATGCCGATAATACAAAAAATGTAATCAATAACGGAGAATTAACTGTATCAGGTAAGAAAACACTGGGAGTATTCCTGAAAGGCGGACAGTCTTTTGAAAATAATGCAAATATAAATATAGGAGATTCTGCAAATGCGACAGAGCCGACAATAGGTATATTTACTACAGAAGGAACTTCAAATATTAGACATAATACAGGAACAATAGAAGTAGGAGAAAAATCCATAGGTATTTATTCTACAACTAATTCCAATGTGGAAATAAACAGCGGTAAAATCCATGTTAAAGATCAGGGAATCGGAATATATAAACAGGACGGAAAAGTTGATTTAAGAGGTGAACTGAACATAGATCCTCACACTGCAACAGCAGTAAATTCAGAGCCTACAGGAGTGTATGGAGTAAACGGAGCTGAAATAAACGATCAGGCTTCTAAAATCACAATAGGCGATAAATCTTACGGATTTATTCTGAATAATACAGATCCGATTAAAACCAACGTATATAATAATACAAATTTCGGACCTGTAACTATGGGAAATAACAGTGTATTCTTATATTCCAACGGAAAAGCCGTTATTAACAATAACAGAGATTTAAATTCAAACGGTTCGGAACATTTGATAGGGTTCTATATTAAAAACGGCGGAGAATTTACTAATAACGGAACTGTTGATTTCTCCACAGGAAAAGGTAATATAGGAATTTATGCACCGGGAGGAACTGCAACAAACAAAGGAAGAGTACTGGTAGGTCTTACAGACGATATAGATCCTCTAACAGGAAATGTTTATACAGATCCGACTAAAATTGTATACGGTATAGGAATGGCTGCAGATAACGGCGGACATCTTATAAATGACGGAGAAGTAAGAGTTTACGGAAATAAATCTATAGGATTATTCGGATCGGGAGCAGGAACAATAGTCGAAAATACTCCTAACGGAAGAATCTTACTGGATGGAAGCAGAGCGACTGCTACTGATAAAATTCAGGCAATGACAGGTGTTTACGTGGATGAAGGAGCTACTTTCAGAAACTACGGAACTATCCAGACAACGGATTCTTATGCGGGAAGAGACGGAAAAGTAAATCCTAATGTCAGTGGACTTGCGGGAGTTGCGGTTATGAACGGATCTACTCTTGAAAATCACGGAAAAATCTTAATAGATGCCGATAACAGTTACGGAGTAGTTATAAGAGGTAAAAGAGCTGCAGATGGTACTGTGGAAAAATATGCAGTAATTAAAAACTACGGAGAAATAAGAGTAAGAGGTAAAGGAACAACAGGAATCAGCTGGAAAAATGTAAGCAGAGCCGACATTGAAGAATTGGAAAGACAAATTAACAGCAGATTATCTTCGGATCCGAGCGGACAGGAATTGAGACAGGCAGGCGGAACGGATAAAAGCTTTGAAGATGTTACAATTACTGTAAAAGACGGAAAACCTACTTTCTCAAGAAACGGAGTAAAAGTTTCCGAAGATGAAATTGAAGAAATTGACAAAATATTGGGAACTCAGTCAAATCTTGGATTGTCGGATATAGGATTCTATATTGATACTTTAGGAAGAACAAAACCTATTGATATTGACGGAGCAACTCCTCCGATAAACAGCCAGTTGATTATCGGTACTGAATACTCTGAAAAAACTAATAAGAAACAATGGTTTGTAAAAGAAGACGTAATAAAACCTTTCCTTGACCAGATTCAGGGAAGAAACTTCAAATTGACTTCTTTGGCAGGTTCATTGACTTGGGTAGCAACTCCTGTCCTTGATAATCACGGACAGATAAAAGGTGTCGCAATGGCAAAATTGGCTTATACTTCTTTTGTGAGAACGACGGACAATGCTTATAACTTCACAGACGGACTGGAACAAAGATACGATATGAATACTCTTGATTCTGCTGAAAAAAGAATATTCAATAAGTTAAACGGAATCGGAAAAAATGAAGAAACTCTCTTGACACAGGCATTTGACGAAATGATGGGACATCAGTATGCGAATGTTCAGCAAAGAACAGCATCTACAGGAAGAGCATTGGATAAAGAAATTACTCATTTGAGAAAAGAATGGGATAATAAAACTAAAAATTCCAATAAGATAAAAGTGTTCGGAATGAAAGATGAATATAATACAGATACCGCAGGAATAATAGACTACACAAGTAATGCTTACGGAGTGGCTTATGTTCATGAAAATGAAACAATTAAGTTGGGAAATTCAAGCGGATGGTATGCAGGAGCTGTAAACAATACATTCAAGTTTAAAGACATAGGAAGATCAAAAGAAAACACTACTATGTTAAAACTCGGAGCATTTAAGTCGACAGCATTCGACCATAACGGAAGCTTGAACTGGACAGTATCGGGAGAAGGTTATATAGCAAGAAGCGATATGCATAGAAAATTCTTAGTAGTAGATGAAATCTTTAACGCAAAATCAAGCTATAATACTTACGGAACTGCAATCAAAAATGAAATAAGCAAAGAGTTCAGAACAGGAGAAAAATTCAGTATAAGACCTTACGGAAGTTTAAAACTTGAATACGGAAGATTCAACACAATTAAGGAAAAAGACGGAGAAATGAGACTTGAAATAAAAGGAAACGATTATTACTCTGTAAAACCTGAAGTAGGAATCGAATTCAAATATAAACAACCTATGGCAGTTAAAACAATGTTTACAACTACATTAGGCTTAGGATATGAAAACGAGCTTGGAAAAGTAGGAGATACAAAAAATAAAGGAAGAGTGGCATATACTGATGCGGACTGGTTTGATATAAGAGGAGAAAAAGACGACAGAAAAGGAAACTTTAAAGCCGACTTGAATATCGGAATAGAAAATCAGAGATTCGGAGTAACATTAAACGGAGGATATGACACAAAAGGTAAAAATATAAGAGGAGGATTGGGAATTAGAGTTATTTACTAA